The DNA sequence atataattattatatgctatcaattaactaatatgTCATATGACTCATGataaatcataaatttataatattatatgcaaaggtacatattctattttttttcttttatttggagtttggataatattgtctttttcaattttattttctctattttttttaagtttttaactttaCTATGGAGAATGGATAGATAGcgataattttgataaattttccaaatatttttttggctatttttatgtacaaaatgtgcaaataaaattaaatagttgtattattccaaattataaaatttgtggaCTTTTTTGATATTAATGGGCCGAAAATACACATTTTAGGCTTTTTTGTATGCTGATGGAGTGATGAGCTTTTTGTATGATTGAATCCCCATTTTAAACTAGCCGGATTGATAGTTAACCTGATTCGGTCCCTAGGGGCTGATTAGTCTGGTCCAgtttggaaaaatggtggacTGAAATTTTTGATCCTTGATCCTCCAGCCCTAACTGGATTGTACCAGATGTTTACACCTCTACttgtagcatttttctttattttattttctcttatatTAATGCGGTTCAAAATATAAAGAGGAACATATAAAACCTGATGTCACAAAGACAAGAAGATTGAcaattcttaaaaaaagaaaaagaaaagaagattggCAATTCTTTTCTTTGGGTAGAGTGCATCATCCTTGGATTGTATGTTCCTATCGTTTTATTTAGAAACAAGTACCAGTGATGAAGATGCTAaattattaaggaaaaaaaaaattatatcctgCAGTCCTACACCACACATCTGCTTGTGGTGTAGGGCTGTTGAGTAGAAGAactctaataattttattcattctacaTCATTTTATTATCTTCAAATGTACATATTGATCATTCTAAGTGGTTGTCCATTTAAGTGATACAATATAAAATTGCTTAATATGTGCCATATTAGCATATATACTTGAGAATGACAAAATTAAAGATAAAGTGTAATATTGCTCAATAACTAATTAATGTTAATAAAGAAATTGCATTAATTTAGCCAGAAGGTTAGTGGATAAAGGAGCGATTGAGTTAGGGGTGCTGCCCTGGTCCTGCCCTTAGCACCTCGCATAGGCGGGGTGCAGTTTAGGCCCCTGGGCCTTGGCCTCCTCCTCATGAGTGGGGCCCTAGTTCGGATATCGAGGGGCGAATTAGTCCTCTGGTCCACCTGGCCTCAATGGGCCCATTGGCCATTAGGTGCAAAATATATTTCTAAGCTATTTTTTAGTTCAGATCTATAATTGAGTCTAATTTAACAAAAAAGTATTTGAATaacaattaaatacataaaacaaaaaattagaattaaatgcataaaacataaaattaaataatctcTAATATATTTGCTATGTTCTGACTAATAATTCTAAGTTATTCAAGTACTATAGACTATTACACATTAATCTAAAACTAATacaatctaaaaatattacaaattgttaaataaattgaaagaatAACATAAGTTCAAGATTTGGAATACATCTTTAAAAAAGTAAGCAAAAGTAACAACATTAACATAAGCTTGTAGCAAGATGAGATGGTAACTCTGAGTGGCAAGTGACAttataaaatctgaaaaaaaggaaaaaaaatgagactaTGAAATTACATGGAGTCATAAAGTCACAAATACCTAACATGATGCAAAAGTTAcataacaattaaaatcataCAAATCATACAAACTCAAAGCACACGAGCTGTTTTAAACCTCGAAATTACTTGGgtttcaattttgaaaattgaaaattgaaaccccaaaacagTATGTGGTTTcaaaattgaaaccccaaaataaATTAGGTTAGGGGTTTCATAATGAGCCTGTAAcctaatttagggtttcaataaaaaatcatcatacaaagaattaattaaatgagatgagataagataagagttgaaagttgaacaaaatattgttagaatataggtttttaatattatttttattttagaggaCCTAAGATTGAAAAGATGCTCTAAAGGACTTGCATTTAAGGTAATGTGATTAGAAGTGCGTAATTAATTCTACATAACCTAAGTTGTGCGACATCGAATCAATGTCACCCAATTTTAGGATTCAACTGCACAACTTAGGGTTTAATGCATTTGGCAACATGATTAGCATTAAACGCAAGAACTCAATGGTTTGTCAGGAAAATGGTTTCTTGCATAAACGAATTAGCCACATGCCTATAAATACTCCATAAATTCATGGTAAAGTTTCTGAATACTTCGTCTACTCTTTTCACTTTAAGCTCACATCGTTCATTGCCTAACTTGAACTTTGAAGCtgtacccccccccccccccccccccccccccccacccccccaccccccaaccCGGGACCAAACCGGCTAGATTTCTTGATCTCCTTGAAAATTCATTTGATGCATGCTTAGCTAGGGTGGTTCTAGTAGTACTCGGAGACTATATCGATAAGGTTAATAATAGATTAGGATCTTGTGCTAATGTTGCATGATTCTCATAAAGATTTTgatctatatatagcatttctTCTCGCTTGAGCTATCAGGATGAGTAGTGATTTTAATCAATCtatacccaaaaataaaaaaaaaatctacatatATAATTAGGGGCTAACCCAAATTTCAAACGGGTTGCTGATCAACTACTTATATCACATAATGTGTTTGTTATTGCATTTTATAAACCCTATGGGATTGTAATTAGAAATGAGTTGAACACTTCATGAATTGAACCATGCCAATTAACCAGCACTCAATTTTGGTCTCCTTATAAGTCAGTTGAATTTCTTTAGAccccaaatattattttcaaattaaacgATAGAGATTcttttaatattgatttttattccttttaattccaaatttattttgttaactTGGACGGATACTAGCTAGGgtgataaatttttatataactgAGCAGCATGACGATGATTAATGTTGATGTGATGAAATATATTCATACTATTAattttgcaaatatatatatagtatctttggttctttattctttattttcacaaagcTATATGCATCGATATATGAAAGAGAGGTACAAGAAGGTTTAAGAGGAAATATTGCTACAAATAGGTGTGGGTCTTTGCCACTATGAGAATCCAACATGCATGTTGTTGAGAATTTTAATCAAATGTATGCTTCCATACATGCAAGTTCTAATTTGAAGTCTCGTCTCCCATTGCAAAATTAAATGCGTGCATCCGCTTTGATTCCAATTTATTCTCTAAATTGATTAGCTTTTAAACAAGTTAATATCCAGCACAATACACGTACGAGTAGTCCGGGATTTTCCAGTCAGAGATATGTGAAAGACCGAGAGCTGCATTTGTTACCACTTTGCAAGTCATGATCTTCCAATTTAGAGTATCTTAAATATCCCATAGACGTGCACAATTTCTGGTCTAAAGATAATTGTAATTACTTAACCATGACTTGTGCTGTAATGGTGGGAGCTAGGTGTACCACACTCTTCTTCAATATTGGACCATGTAAGACACATGGGTCTAGCTAGAATCATGCTTCAATATTAATGCACAAAACTTGTGAAACTCATGAATCCATTGACTCAAAAAGTACCAAACACAGGCCTCAGAAATGGCCACATGATGTACAGCTTGGAAATGCACCAATGGCCTGACCCATATATGTAGCTGATGATGTgtcaaaattacataattaagttgCTAAAGTGactaaattgtttaaccaaaataaattaagcacttaattatggAGTAGATTATGACATTtgagtaaattaataaattctgatatttttgCACTTAAAAGGATTTATAATACAGCTGTTTCGTATTAGAATTAATACCTCAATTTTACTCATTTTGTATCTTACTTAAATGTTTCAGggcactattaaaaaaatatatgagctGCTTACACCCATTtgagaatagaaaaatattacaacAAATGGGTATTCTTGGAATTACCCAACTATGCACAAAGAAGTAGCTAGCAGAAGAAAATCACACACAGACAGGGCTGGAGATCGTGGCCTCAAGATGCAAACCCATGCACAAACCTGCAATAGGACCTCACGAATAGTAGAGGAAATCAACCCAGAGCAGGGAAACACGCAACAGATCAAAAAGCAAGGAAAAATGGACAGTTTCGCATTTTTTCGGAGATATTTTCGTTGGGCAGAGTTTATctttaacttcttcttcttcttcttttattttttattttttatttttttttcagttggGTTGGGTCAGTGTGGGAggctctctctatctctctctcgattttattttttttcatttattttattttttttcagttttcatttggTCGGTcggtttcattttatttttcttctgggTTTATTGGGAGAACTTGGGGCGGCGGCCTCTCTctcatttggatttttttttgtttcttttcagtATTGATTCAGCGGCTCGGTTTCACTATTTTTATTCCGTTTCCCAGTTATTTGTTCGTTCCTCGTGGGGCTTTTCAAATATTGGTTCcggatgttatttttatttttctaacttTACGTTTTCATTTTCCAAACGTTACAGTGAATTGCAATTCGGCATTTGATTATTTTCCAGAGTCTTGCTTTTTGCACAATAGCTTCTTCTTGAttctgtttcttttgtttactTTTCTCTAGTTTATTTTACTTCAATTTTTAATAGACTCAGAAATGTTTATAGAGGACATTCATTTTGAGATGTTAGGCTAAATTTCTAAGCCTAAGTTTTGGGGAGTAACTCATATTTGGATTAGAGTTAATTTCTCATACTTCATccattgatttctttttcataCTCTATTGCTTTGTGAAACAAGTTATATTTGTGAAAGTTTGGAGTGCTTCTTACTGATTTTGATTTGTTGTTTATGTAAAGCACAACTAATGCTTGATTGTGACTTAAGACTCCATAGGTTTCTTTCCTCTTACATTGACTAAACTTGTTTTGTAACTTAGTAGGAAATTTTGGATACTATAAACCGGACTTGAATTGTTTTAACTTCTAATCATTATCTCTTTGAACAAGTAAATGATTGAGTAAAAATGAATATGAGAAATGTTCAATTCTAATTCATGAATGGGTGAAACCTGAAACTTAGGTATTTGATAAATTGTTTCTTAGAATCCCATTTTGAAATCCCAAGTATTTTTAGTTTAGATTTTTgccacttttatttttcttacactCATTTCTCTAGCATTTATTTCTTTACtcacttcttttaattttacaagtATTCAGAAAAATATTCTgctgaaaaaaatagagaaaagatccaaagtattttttattaatacacCCCACATCAGTACATAAAttccattttcttgtttcttttcttagttgtgTAAGTAGCCCCTTTTACAAACATGTCCCTTACACAAACACGACCCATtatattcttgctctttatgaACATTGTTTTCCCTGTGGAAATGACCTTGGAATTCATCAATGTATTACTTTGATAATTTCTGCACTTGGAAGACAGATTTAGAAAGCCATCAGTAGCCCCATGATCGATACAACCAATAGACAGCAATATCCTTCATCTTGTCAAAGTCCAAAATTCCATCATGCACGCATGAtctttctttgattttcgttcttGAGATGTCTTAAGATTTGGAAAAAGAATAAGAGAGTAGTagtggacctcatctttttgtTGAATGAGGTAGTACTCCAACAGCTTTACTGGAGGTGGATATTGCACTGAGTCCAAAATTCCATCATGCACGCATGAtctttctttgattttcgttcttGAGATGTCTTAAGATTTGGAAAAAGAATAAGAGAGTAGTagtggacctcatctttttgtTGAATGAGGTAGTACTCCAACAACTTTACTGGAGGTGGATATTGCACTGAGTTCATGGCGCTTAAAGGCATAAGAAAACCGagtataagaaagaaaaaaactggTCCTTTAATGGGTGGCATGCATACCCACAAACATTTCATTTTTAGGTCTGTTGGCTGGGAATTTAATTATAAGTGGTGGTGATAAATTAACTCATCATGTTCTCTGACTTTCCCCACATGTAAATTGTATTATGATCACATATATAGGCAAATGCATGAGTATTTCAAGTCCAATATTGGCATGAACTGGCCGTGGCCGTTTAATCTAAATAAGGAAAACTAATTAATTAGGTCTggattattataaatatttctagTCGTACGTACACTCGCGTACTAATGCCCGGTTAAAACGTGTTTTCGATTATGTTTTAGTATCtcatgattttatattttcattaggGAGTTATCTGAACATGACTTTCTTCTATTCTCacttataataaatcaaaaatagaggaaagaaaatgaattttaatttggactaattaaagaaaagatagCTTGCTATACTTCAAAAATTGATCTAAATTTCATAATACTTGGCACGTCATTTCAATTATTTGATGTCAAATCATGAGATGTTAAGAGGATGGTgttaaaatagatttataataattagaattttccttgaaaattatatatcttatagatttattataattcCGTGAACGTTtctatcatataaatatatgtgtgtgtatatatatatatatatataatatgatcgtGTGCAATGAAGAatcacgtatatatatatatatataagaggtaCTGCATGATCAATATAGAATATGGTATTTTTTAACGATTTCAAATTGAACATTAGTagctaaatatatatgtattaaaaagTTTCATTAATTAACGAGATCACGTTCTTTCCAATAACTTTATTTGGATTTCTTCTGATCATATCAAACAAGAACGTTCGTTTTGATAGCTAGAGAAGATCTGCATAATACTTGGAAAGCCACCTTCTAATTATCTTGACCTCTGTGTTTCTTTGCATGACCAACCATTGCGGATCACTTGGCTTTGCCATGTTTATGTCCAAGCAATGAGAACCTGCGGAAGTAATTGAGCGTTTACTACATATTCTAAGTACTACTAAAAAATCTCTTGGAAGATATACGTACTTTCGGATGGATGGAGAGATGAGTACGTACCATTGGCAGTAGAGATGGCAACCACGCTTTCTGATATGTTCTCCAAAACCCTATATATGATCGGAGATGGAAAATGAATAACTCTCGATCGGTAGAGCAAATAGTCATATGAGTACCTACCCTACCGattaaagaaaatgaataacCAAAAAGTTGGgttaatttcttttgtttaccCGCCACTACTGTAAGGATCTTTGAGCCCATTGGAGAATATGATGTTGCTAGCAAATCTGTGGAGAATCCGTTTTAGATCCTACAGCAATTTAACGCATATATATGATCAGAAGCTAGCACAATGAGATAGTAATAtcagaaataattattttcaaatgttccacaaagatatatataatcaagaacATACATGACCGCCATAATAAGTTGTCACCCAGTGAGGACGAGGAAGGACACCATACAAGCTCTTGCACTCATTGATGAATTGGTTGAGATTGAAAGGTGCGGACGGAAACATAGACTCTTTGCAGTTCTCATGGCCAATGGGCATAACTATCTCACTACATGTCTGTGTACAAAcacgtcatcatcatcatcatcttgttcTGTGCTTTATTATATTCAACATTATTCGAGATCAACGAGattgatgaaagttaaaaaatcatGATAAATACATATAACTGTTAAATTAAGAAAGCTACATACCTGCCATCTCCACCCTTCATTCGTTTGATCAGTAGCATTCTTGAATTCATTCATGTCATAGCATGATCGGTGTCCCATATAAGCAACCACTCCTGCATATATTCGGCCAAGAGTATCGGTTCCTACAGATGCTCCATCAATGGCACTGCACAGAACACTAAGTGGGTATCTTGTGGGGTCATTATACTGTGCTGCTTGAGCATATATTGAATCCAAATAGCCCTTCAGCTCAAAAGATGTATTTAATTGACTGAGAGAATACACCCAGATCGAAGTTTTAGGTTTAACagagtttaaatatatatatatatatatatatatgcaaatgtACACGTCCGTCCATGACAATCAAGAATTAAAATGTGCAAAACTACTAAATAATTACCAGCAAGTATTAAATCTCTTGCCAAGGGTTGAAAGGCCATGAGGTCTGGAAGCGACTCTATCAATTTTCGCCCATGACTTCCTTATGGTTCTGTAGCAACTTTCACTAGTTTCCTGCAACAGTACCCATCGCATTtcatcatgcatatatatatatataatattttgaggGGTTTGTATTATTACTTTAAAATCCTTGGTTACAATGGAGTAGTATCCAAAGCGTGGTGAAATGTCGTCAAAGTAGAGGATCGGAGCTGAAGAAGCTAGAGATCCAAGGACAATATGAGGATACTTTAACCGAAACCATGCTGCAAGCACTGCAAAATTAcgtaaaaaaaggaaaaaagaaaaaaagaaaaaatctgagacaaattaattatatgatgAAAAGGGCaggttttaattaattataattaatttatcagtgttatttcatatatattctagctgcatgtatatatatctagTGCCCGAGAAATggaatttatattatatatatatataaattatggcCACTTACTTCCTCCGTAGGAACCTCCAACAACGATTATTGGAGAATTTTCTGCagataaattcttcttcaagtgcaagaGCACATCTGCGTAATCTGCGATAGCCTGAGCCGAGTTGAAGTAACCAAGAGTGCTCGCATTTCTAAAAGCCTCTTTTCTCGATCCAAACGGTATGGATTTCCCATAGTACctatgctatatattatatagaatataatattataacatgacGCACTCGATCATGAGttaattttaagaatattttatgtTCCAAACCATCATGAGTAgtatatatgaaaatcattaGATGTTTGTACTAATTAATAAATGATatcatgaaataataatattgaaacttGGAGTGACTGAAACTGGAGGCCGGTTTTGATCCTTTGGAGGGACTGCTTATGCCTTTTACCTCTATGTATACTAGGAGTGCCTGAAACTGGAGGGCATTATCAGTGAGAAAACCAACGGATAAAAGCTGATCAGAATCCAAGGGTGCTTCATCGCCAAGATAAGCAAATATTGGTGCGTTTGATTTCGGTCCGCCCCAATACTTAGAGTTGATCACATACTTTTGTTGAAAAGTAGAGTAGCAATCAGGCCTGTAGTTGAAGTGATCAAGGGTTTGGTTGTAATAAAACGTTTTGAAATCCTCGGGGTTTGATGAAAAAGATGAAGTAGTACTACCGGTTTGGGACTCGTATAATTGGGATGTACTTCTGCTTACTGTTCCGAGCCTTGGAATGTTAAAGTAGTACTGCGAGGCAGAAATATTGGCGGAAAATGAGCAAACTAGCAGGaagatcatgatgatcatcagAGAAAATAGATGCATGATCATGAGTACTGAGCATCCGAGAGAGTAGTCGGCCATGGCCAAGtacaaacaatatatatatataagatcaaACTTCTTTAATTTGAAGTTATATATAAAGAAGTTTTAATGTTTTTAGGAACATATTTATGGTACAAGATTTACGCCTGCTTTTGGAAATCGATTCAGGGTCTAATTTATATGATGAAAATCTTGTTGacctaattataattatttagaaaaaaaaaaaataataataacaaaacctGTCTCCTTTTGTGGGTTTTCAGCTGAAAATATGGAGCAAGTAATACACTAATGTCAATGGccgatatatatttatatatatatatataaatatatcctGTGAAGTTGGCAACAACGTACGCGGTACAAGTGCCCAAATTATTTtgaacaattttaaattttctctaGTGGTTTGTGTCAGCGAATTTGTTGGAGAGTTTATggccaaaaaaaacaaaaaacaaaaaaaaagaggagaagtTTTTGCTAAACTAATTATGTGCATATATAGATGGATCAAACTAATGAGTTGCTGATGATACTTGGTAAAGGATCGAAAATATAAACTGTTATTAATAGCCATCTATCGGGACattaatttaaacaaaattttgctaaaataaataaaatttagttcaCCGGGGTGTAttcgttaagaaaaattatatcccCACCATGGAGTTGCATGTCTGCCTATATATTTTGATTAGTACCGGGTGTTTAGGAATAACATTACGCCTAATCTCAGATGTGCAGATACCCTTAGCAAAGAATTTTCCGTAAATGCACATCGGATAATTCAAAGAGTATCCTCTAATCCAATTTTctttagagattgtttgcacctaaaGGAATTTGAACCTTCGACCTAGGGAGAACATACCCTTAAATCCAAGGTCTTCACCACTTGAGCCAATCCGTAGGGGCTATTTATAGATCCTTATATTGTGAGATGGCCAGTGTAATGTGGAATGATTTTTGCTTGAGTCATGCTTAAGGAAAATTATTAAATAGTATTTCCATCCAATCAAAGAATAACATGCCATTAAAATTATTTGCATAAACACCATTTGTTTTAATGAAATAGATCTAGCTAAAAAGCATAGCAAATCTTTTTCACTCGAGAGAATTAGGTGGATAGCCCACAAATTTCAACAATGTATGGGCTACCCGTAGATTATTATGGACGACAAACAGACTTTCTTTCTTGACACACTCGTCCttctgtaattttattttattttaacgaAATAGGAAAGTTTCTATAGATTATTATGGACTTAAATTTCGTGATTTTATGCATTTACTCTTCATTTCTAGGTAGGCAACTTTCTTGTACACTTATTTTTGTGTCTAGATTGCACCTTTTGCACTTATAATAAAGCTCATattacttgtatatatatatatatatatatatatatatttaaaaaaaggttATATTTCATCAATCTATAAATACACAAATCATCCTTTGCAAGAAAACATAGAATTGAGCCTTGAATATTTCAATATAAACTCATTATTTCACCTATTATGTGATCCAAAATTACATTTGATATTCCCATAAAAGGGGAAGATCTTAaatcatatataacaagttgATCCATGCACCAAGACATCTGAAGATATACAACCCTCAGCCTACACCCTAATATAACCAAGGAAAATCAGAGTACCATCCAATATACATCACTCGTATAAGATACCACacacaataaaagagaaaaaaaaagggagttTAAGTGAAGTTTGCATGCTTACTCACTCGATCTTCTCCAGTACATCCAACCTGTTTTTTCTCTTCCAGCCTTTCATGGTAGCAACAAGGTTGATCAGCCCAACGATTTGGCTTTTACTGTATTCCTGCAAGGAAAAAGGCATTTCAAATGCACGTCATGCAAAATCACACAAAATCATGTTagataaatttatcattttttttagtagGGATGAATCTTCTTACTGGGTGACCCCGTGCCCAGTGTACATATTCAGTTTCAGGTAGGTAGTAAGCCTGTAttaagagaaaacaagagaaaGCAGTTACTAATTGTCAGGGTTACAAATGTGCACGTTTGTCCAAAATTTCCTCATCATTTTCGAAGGTTGTACTTACCTTGATGAAGGCCTCAACCATCTGTAATTGGGGTCTCACGTTTACAGACACAAAATGCTGTAAACCATTAATTAAAACCTGAAAGGAGTAAAGACAACACTCCTTCAATACACCACAAGGAATAAAAAgtcttgtttaaaaaaaaaaaaaaaaaaaacgagagaAAAAAGCAAATGAACTGTTGTGCAATTGTGCTGATTCTTATCAAGATTTGAAAAGAACCTGAAGATCCAATGACATGAGAGCTCTTCCTTCATCTGTACACCGCTTAACTCGAGATAGACCTTCAATGAGAGTTTCGGCAACGATCTCAACTCCATACTCTAAGAGGTGGTCTTGAACCTAACCATAGGAATGCAAACCGGGGGGTTATGAAGATTAAACCAAGAACCTCACCAACTTCTAACACCATCTTAGAAATTGTCAATCCAAAACACGTCAGTCAGCTTAAAGAGtgagaaaaaatagaaattttgagGGCAAAATCagatttctttaaaatttaagGTGGTGCTTTACAAAATTCATAGCCAATCATTACCTCTTTGCGGATTCCCCCATGAGCAAGTCTGGTTTTATAGTGCTTAAATTCTCCCAGCAACAAGTCAACATACCTGTTGTTGATACGACTCACTTCAGAACACTAATCAAGGGCAAGTGGCTTTCATATAAGGAGGAGAAAACAAAACTCTTGAGATGCACATTAttgattataatattaaaaataataacaaactTAGCAGCATCCTTCTAGGGCCGCCATTCAGTAAGAGCAGATTTTCCCACGGTGGAGTCACCATTCACTCTTACTATTATGGTAAATCAGTCTTATCGTGGAAAGGCATCCACTGATCATTAACTGATCTTACATGGAATTTCAAACCCAAGTTTGTGTATGAAGACCAGATCTTATTACATGCTGCTACTAATTTATCATGTGTAATACATTGTATCCAAAAGAGAACATAAGATGCATAATTAACAAATATATACAGCTCACTGTTAGCAATACAAGTGTTTCAATGAAAATCACAAGTTTGTAATCAtgaaaaaagttaatttatatacaataaaatgataaaaataagtaaacaaacCCATTATGCTCTAGACCAAGCTCTTTCACTTCCCATTTAGCATTGG is a window from the Carya illinoinensis cultivar Pawnee chromosome 14, C.illinoinensisPawnee_v1, whole genome shotgun sequence genome containing:
- the LOC122294526 gene encoding lysosomal Pro-X carboxypeptidase isoform X2 yields the protein MADYSLGCSVLMIMHLFSLMIIMIFLLVCSFSANISASQYYFNIPRLGTVSRSTSQLYESQTGSTTSSFSSNPEDFKTFYYNQTLDHFNYRPDCYSTFQQKYVINSKYWGGPKSNAPIFAYLGDEAPLDSDQLLSVGFLTDNALQFQALLVYIEHRYYGKSIPFGSRKEAFRNASTLGYFNSAQAIADYADVLLHLKKNLSAENSPIIVVGGSYGGMLAAWFRLKYPHIVLGSLASSAPILYFDDISPRFGYYSIVTKDFKETSESCYRTIRKSWAKIDRVASRPHGLSTLGKRFNTCCVLCSAIDGASVGTDTLGRIYAGVVAYMGHRSCYDMNEFKNATDQTNEGWRWQTCSEIVMPIGHENCKESMFPSAPFNLNQFINECKSLYGVLPRPHWVTTYYGGHDLKRILHRFASNIIFSNGLKDPYSSGGVLENISESVVAISTANGSHCLDINMAKPSDPQWLVMQRNTEVKIIRRWLSKYYADLL
- the LOC122294526 gene encoding lysosomal Pro-X carboxypeptidase isoform X3, encoding MADYSLGCSVLMIMHLFSLMIIMIFLLVCSFSANISASQYYFNIPRLGTVSRSTSQLYESQTGSTTSSFSSNPEDFKTFYYNQTLDHFNYRPDCYSTFQQKYVINSKYWGGPKSNAPIFAYLGDEAPLDSDQLLSVGFLTDNALQFQALLVYIEHRYYGKSIPFGSRKEAFRNASTLGYFNSAQAIADYADVLLHLKKNLSAENSPIIVVGGSYGGMLAAWFRLKYPHIVLGSLASSAPILYFDDISPRFGYYSIVTKDFKETSESCYRTIRKSWAKIDRVASRPHGLSTLGKRFNTCCAIDGASVGTDTLGRIYAGVVAYMGHRSCYDMNEFKNATDQTNEGWRWQTCSEIVMPIGHENCKESMFPSAPFNLNQFINECKSLYGVLPRPHWVTTYYGGHDLKRILHRFASNIIFSNGLKDPYSSGGVLENISESVVAISTANGSHCLDINMAKPSDPQWLVMQRNTEVKIIRRWLSKYYADLL
- the LOC122294526 gene encoding lysosomal Pro-X carboxypeptidase isoform X1, which encodes MADYSLGCSVLMIMHLFSLMIIMIFLLVCSFSANISASQYYFNIPRLGTVSRSTSQLYESQTGSTTSSFSSNPEDFKTFYYNQTLDHFNYRPDCYSTFQQKYVINSKYWGGPKSNAPIFAYLGDEAPLDSDQLLSVGFLTDNALQFQALLVYIEHRYYGKSIPFGSRKEAFRNASTLGYFNSAQAIADYADVLLHLKKNLSAENSPIIVVGGSYGGMLAAWFRLKYPHIVLGSLASSAPILYFDDISPRFGYYSIVTKDFKETSESCYRTIRKSWAKIDRVASRPHGLSTLGKRFNTCCQLNTSFELKGYLDSIYAQAAQYNDPTRYPLSVLCSAIDGASVGTDTLGRIYAGVVAYMGHRSCYDMNEFKNATDQTNEGWRWQTCSEIVMPIGHENCKESMFPSAPFNLNQFINECKSLYGVLPRPHWVTTYYGGHDLKRILHRFASNIIFSNGLKDPYSSGGVLENISESVVAISTANGSHCLDINMAKPSDPQWLVMQRNTEVKIIRRWLSKYYADLL